In Pectobacterium aroidearum, the following are encoded in one genomic region:
- a CDS encoding addiction module antidote protein: MAIITQSTKFEKAISHDDTMVAELRENPEYAEIYLQTALEDIYEEGGIAAFLTALRRVVEARGGVGEIAKKSGLSRQQLYRTLSENGNPTLTTLTEITRAAGVRLIPNTHNN, from the coding sequence ATGGCAATCATCACCCAATCCACTAAATTCGAAAAAGCCATTAGCCACGATGATACAATGGTTGCGGAGCTACGAGAAAATCCTGAGTACGCTGAAATATATCTCCAGACAGCATTAGAAGATATTTATGAGGAAGGTGGCATCGCTGCATTCCTGACAGCGTTACGCCGTGTCGTTGAAGCGCGTGGCGGAGTAGGAGAAATAGCCAAAAAGTCGGGACTGTCTCGCCAACAGCTATACAGAACGCTGTCTGAAAATGGTAATCCAACGCTGACTACACTCACCGAAATCACCAGAGCCGCAGGCGTTCGGCTTATTCCCAATACTCACAATAATTAA